The Chryseolinea soli nucleotide sequence GTTGGCCGAAGATCTGGCGCAAGGCTGTTATCTCGCGGCCGTTAAAAAAGCTACGGGCATTTTTCATGTGTCCGGTAAAGACGGGCTCACACCCTATCAGATGGCGTTGCACACGGTAGCCTTTTTTCAATTAGATGCTTCGCTGATCAAAGAGACCAATGCGAGCCAATTTACACAGCCTGCCCGCCGTCCGCAGCGCACGGGCTTCATCATCGACAAAGCACGCACGGTATTGGGCTATGAGCCCCACTCCTTCCAGGAGGGATTGGCCGTGGTGGCGGGTCAGTTAAAAAGATAAGCTTATACCTTTTTCCGCTGCATAGCGAAATAATAGAGGGGCACGCCGCTCAGAGCAATGATCAGCCCAGGCCAGGTGTAAAGCGGTTTGTAGTAGATCAGCAGCGTGCAGAAGGTCGTCCCCATCAGGATGTAGATGAGGGGCAACACGGGATAACCAAAAGCTTTGTAGGGTCTCGGTGCGTCGGGTTGTTTCTTTCGCAAAATGAAGATACCGATGATGGTAAGCATATAAAACAAGACCACCACAAAAGAGACCATATCCAGCAAGTCGCCATATTTTCCACTGAGACACCACAGGGAGGCGAGAATGCATTGCACCCACAACGCGCGCTGAGGAACGGCAAAGCGATTCAGTTCGCCGGCTTGTTTGAAGAAGACCCCGTCCTTGGCCATCGTGTAGTACACACGGGCTCCCGCCAGGATCAACCCATTGTTGCAACCAAACGTCGACACCATGATCATGAGCGCGATGATGGTCGTGCCTTCGGCACCGAAGATGGCATGCGAGGCGGCCACCCCAACCCTGTCTTTTTCCGCGAAAGCAATGTCATGTAACGGCAACACGGCGGTATACATCACGTTGGCACTCACATAAATAATGGTAACGATGAGCGTTCCAAGAAACAAGCTGAGCCCGATGTTGCGCTGTGGATTTTTCATTTCCCCGGCAATAAACGTCACATTGTTCCAGGCATCGCTGCTGAAGATCGAGCCCACCATGGCAGCGGCAATGGCACCAACGGCGGCGATGGTGGTGTACGTTTCAATGGTGTTATCGGCGTTGAGCTTGTGCAGATCCCAGGCGTCGGCGCTCCAATTGGCTTCCCACACGGAGCCATTCATCATGAAAAATCCAAAAACGATAAGCCCAAAGAGGCTGAGCAATTTGGTCACGGTGAACGTGGTCTGAATGGCTTTGCCTCCTTTCACCCCGCGGCTGTTAATGTAGGTCAACAACACGATGATGAAAATAGAAACCAGTTGCGCCGGTGAAATGCGAAGGAAGCCCAGGTCCAGCAACACAATGTCTTCGCTGACGGCCGGAACTTTGTAGGCCATGAACTTTGAAAACGCGACCCCCACGGCAGCGATGGTCCCCGTTTGAATGACGGCAAAGAAACTCCATCCGTACAGGAAAGCGATGAGGGGATTGTAGGCTTCTTTCAGATAAACGTACTGGCCGCCCGCTTTGGGGAACATTCCGCTAAGTTCGCCGTAGCTAACCGCCGCCGTGATGGTCATAAAGCCGGTGATCAGCCAGACAGCGACTAGCCATCCCGATCCTCCCACATTGCGAAGAATGTCGGAGCTTACGATAAAAATTCCCGAACCAATCATTGAACCGGCCACCAGCATGGTGCCGTCCCATAAGCCCAGCACGGGCTTGAACTTTGTCTCACTCATTCAGCGATTCCATTACGAATAAGTTTTCAAGATATGGAAAAATCCGGGAAAAGAGGTGCCCGGCAAAGGGCTCAAAAGCCCCCGGAAAGTTCCCCGTGGATTTGCCTCATAACGCCGGCGATGTTTAAGATCCGTTTAGTCCAATTCGGCTGGTAAATGAATATTGGGGATTTCAAATTTGAAGGAAGTGCCCTGACCATACGTGGACTCGACGACGATGGTTCCTCTTAATTTCTCCACCGTCTCCTTCACGATATACAAACCCAACCCTGCGCCCTCACTCCGTTCGGTGGCCCGGAAGAACATATCGAATACCCTGGGAAGAAGATGTTCGGAAATACCGATGCCGTTGTCACGGAAATAAAAGGAGGCCTTGCGCTCGTCCACCGTGATCGCGAAGCGTACATAGGACTCATCTTTCTGGAGGTCGCGGTATTTAATGGCGTTGGAGAGGAGGTTATTAAAGATAACGGAAAGCCTGTACCCATCGGAGTACAGCGGCACCGTCTCATTGATCTGGATCTCTTTGATGATCTGGTCAGAACCCTCCATATAACGCAAGCGTTCGATGCTGTCGTTGACGATCTCGTGGAGGCTGACGCGTTTTATGTTGAGGTTGTTGCGGGCATTGCGCGAATAGTCCAGGATCTCTTTCAGGGTTTCGTCGAGCTTCTGGATGCTGTGTTCCATCATGGTGAAATATCGCTCCAGGACATTTTCGTTGTCCTGGTCGTTCATCTTGGCGAGGTTCAACAAACCGAGCACCGACATGAGAGGAGCCCTCAGGTTGTGCGACACGCTGTAGACAAAGCTGTCCAGTTCTTTATTGATCTTGACCAGCTCTTCATTTTGTTTGCGCAGCTCACCGTCGGATTTTTTTCGTTCCCGTTCCAGCGCTTTTTGTTTCAAAGCGTTGATGATCGCCGTGGGCAGGCGGATGAGATTCGATTTCAACACGTAGTCGTCGGCCCCTTGTTTGAGACAGCTCACGGCAAATTCTTCGGAGACCGATCCGGTCACCAGGATAAACGGGATTTGCACTCCGGCGCGCCGGCAAAGCTTGAGCGCGTCGAAGGAGTTGAACTGTGGCAAGCGGTGATCGGAAAGGATCACATCGGCTTCATACGATCGCAGGGCCTCGACAAATTCCTGCCGGGTGTCTACGCGATTCGTTTCAAACAAAATGCCTTCCTTTTGCAGCACCCGGGCGATCAATCCCACGTCATCCTCAACATCCTCCAGCACAAGAATTCTCAACGGTTTTGTCTCCATACTCACATCAGTTTTACGATTGTCACTTCTCCATTTTCTTTGCTCACTTCATCTCACTTCGGAGACTGGTTCAGCAACAGCCAAAACAATCCGAGTTGCGCCACGGCTTCCATAAATTTGTCAAACTCCACGGGCTTCACCACGTAGGCATTCACACCCAATTTATACGATTCAATAATGTCGCGGTCCTCCTTGGAGGAGGTGAGCACGATCACCGGGATGATCTTCCGCGCCTCGTCCATTTTGATCTTCCGCAACACTTCGATGCCATCCACTTTCGGCATCTTGAGGTCCAGCAAGATGATCTTAGGGATGTTCATGTCATTTTCGAACAGGAACTTCAGGGCCTCTTCGCCATCGTGAAGGTGGACGAGGTTGTTGGCCAGGTTGTGTTTTTTCAACACCCGTATGGTCAGCTCCGCGTCATCCGGATTATCTTCTACTAAAAGGATCTCAACCGCTGATTTGTTTGTCATGACGTACATTATTTGTTTCTGCAGGTATATAAAATGAAAAAGTTGCCCCTTTATTCACCTCCGACTCGGCCCAGATCTTGCCACCGTGACGGGAAATGATGCGATGCACCAACGCCAGCCCTACCCCGGTGCCGTCAAATTCCTCGATCTTGTGAAGGCGTTGAAACACCCCAAAGAGCTTGTTGGCATACTTCATATCAAAACCGACGCCATTGTCACGGATGGAGTAGACGACTTTGCCGTTTTCGTGGCGACTGTCGATGGTGATCTCGGTCAGCAGATTTTTGCTGGTATATTTTAAAGCGTTCGAGATCAGGTTTGTCCATACCTGTCGCATCAGGTTGTTATCGGCCTCCACGCTGGCCAGGGGCTGGATGTCAAAACGGATGTCGCGACCTTTCTCCTGGTCCACCAACTCCCGCCGGATACTGTCGACCATGATGTCCACATCGATGCGGTTGCGCGACAAATCCTTGCGGCCGACGCGGGAAAAATCCAACATATCGTCGATGAGCTTCCCCATGCGCCGGGCATTGCGCATGACCACATCCATCAGACGGTTGGCCTCTTTGTCCATGCCCGGCCCGAAATCTTCTTTCAGGATGCGGGCGTAGCCGTCGATGGAACGCAACGGCGCCCGCAGATCGTGAGACACCGAATACGTGAAGGCCTCCATCTCGTTGTTGAGAAGTTTTACTTTTTCCTCTGCTTTTTTCCTTTCGGTAATATCGAACACCGTGGAGCGGCTTCGGATGAACTGACCTTTCTCGTTTTTCATAGCCGCGGCGTTTACGATCACGGGGAATATTTCACCGTTTTTCCGGATCATATCAAATTCCACGTTGTTGACATATCCCAGCACTTTGAATCGCGGAAATTCCTGTTGAAAAACAACCTGGCTTTGGGGCGTGAGCAATTCGGTAAAAGGCTTCACGTTCACGATCTCCTCGCGCGTATACCCCAGCCATTGCAAACCTGTGTTGTTCATTTCCGTGATCATGCCTTTGTGATCCAACGAATGATATCCGCACGGTGCGTTGTTATACAGATCGCGGACTTCGGCGGAGGCTTCCTGCAATGACTGCTCAGCCAACATCCGCTTGCGGAACGAAAAGTTGATGGCAAAGAATCCCAGGATCAGGAGAATGCCGGACGCGAACTGCAGCAACGTGAACGTCGTCATCGCTTTGGATTCGTCTTCCCGGCTGGCTTCCACGTGCTGTTGACGTAATATTTTTTCACGGTCCTTCATCCGGGCGATCACGCCCGCGAGGAGATTACTGATGCGGGTGTTCTCTTCGGAGGGGATGAGCGTGCGCCGTTCCGCGACCGAGACCGTTCCCGCGGCGATCACTTTCTTGATGAGTCCCACTTTTTCGCGACCCAGCAGCCGCACGCTGTCCAGGCCCGAAAGCTGTGCCGGGTTGTCGTCGATGAGTTTTGCCAACATGCCGGCGTGGTGCGCAGCCGTTAGCAATTCCTTTTTATAA carries:
- a CDS encoding sensor histidine kinase, which produces METKPLRILVLEDVEDDVGLIARVLQKEGILFETNRVDTRQEFVEALRSYEADVILSDHRLPQFNSFDALKLCRRAGVQIPFILVTGSVSEEFAVSCLKQGADDYVLKSNLIRLPTAIINALKQKALERERKKSDGELRKQNEELVKINKELDSFVYSVSHNLRAPLMSVLGLLNLAKMNDQDNENVLERYFTMMEHSIQKLDETLKEILDYSRNARNNLNIKRVSLHEIVNDSIERLRYMEGSDQIIKEIQINETVPLYSDGYRLSVIFNNLLSNAIKYRDLQKDESYVRFAITVDERKASFYFRDNGIGISEHLLPRVFDMFFRATERSEGAGLGLYIVKETVEKLRGTIVVESTYGQGTSFKFEIPNIHLPAELD
- a CDS encoding APC family permease, producing the protein MSETKFKPVLGLWDGTMLVAGSMIGSGIFIVSSDILRNVGGSGWLVAVWLITGFMTITAAVSYGELSGMFPKAGGQYVYLKEAYNPLIAFLYGWSFFAVIQTGTIAAVGVAFSKFMAYKVPAVSEDIVLLDLGFLRISPAQLVSIFIIVLLTYINSRGVKGGKAIQTTFTVTKLLSLFGLIVFGFFMMNGSVWEANWSADAWDLHKLNADNTIETYTTIAAVGAIAAAMVGSIFSSDAWNNVTFIAGEMKNPQRNIGLSLFLGTLIVTIIYVSANVMYTAVLPLHDIAFAEKDRVGVAASHAIFGAEGTTIIALMIMVSTFGCNNGLILAGARVYYTMAKDGVFFKQAGELNRFAVPQRALWVQCILASLWCLSGKYGDLLDMVSFVVVLFYMLTIIGIFILRKKQPDAPRPYKAFGYPVLPLIYILMGTTFCTLLIYYKPLYTWPGLIIALSGVPLYYFAMQRKKV
- a CDS encoding response regulator, which translates into the protein MTNKSAVEILLVEDNPDDAELTIRVLKKHNLANNLVHLHDGEEALKFLFENDMNIPKIILLDLKMPKVDGIEVLRKIKMDEARKIIPVIVLTSSKEDRDIIESYKLGVNAYVVKPVEFDKFMEAVAQLGLFWLLLNQSPK
- a CDS encoding sensor histidine kinase; its protein translation is MKVYFERRILVGFIVAFAILALLGVYTYRYDRESRVTTLLVAHTNEVLYHIEQLNSTALRLEKELHEFALTGDTAFNSIYKKELLTAAHHAGMLAKLIDDNPAQLSGLDSVRLLGREKVGLIKKVIAAGTVSVAERRTLIPSEENTRISNLLAGVIARMKDREKILRQQHVEASREDESKAMTTFTLLQFASGILLILGFFAINFSFRKRMLAEQSLQEASAEVRDLYNNAPCGYHSLDHKGMITEMNNTGLQWLGYTREEIVNVKPFTELLTPQSQVVFQQEFPRFKVLGYVNNVEFDMIRKNGEIFPVIVNAAAMKNEKGQFIRSRSTVFDITERKKAEEKVKLLNNEMEAFTYSVSHDLRAPLRSIDGYARILKEDFGPGMDKEANRLMDVVMRNARRMGKLIDDMLDFSRVGRKDLSRNRIDVDIMVDSIRRELVDQEKGRDIRFDIQPLASVEADNNLMRQVWTNLISNALKYTSKNLLTEITIDSRHENGKVVYSIRDNGVGFDMKYANKLFGVFQRLHKIEEFDGTGVGLALVHRIISRHGGKIWAESEVNKGATFSFYIPAETNNVRHDKQISG